GTGACATAGACCTTTCATATTCTGTAAAAGGTCTTGGAAGATTTAGAATAAATGCATATAAGCAAAGAGGTACATATAGTCTTGCAATAAGGTCTGTATCTTTAAGAATACCCACCTTAGAAGAATTGGGGCTTCCAAGTGTTACAAGAGAACTTGCTTTAAAGACGAGAGGTCTTATACTTGTGACAGGACCAACAGGCAGTGGCAAATCAACGACATTGGCTTCCATGATTGACCTTATAAATAACGAACGTAACTGTCATATATTGACACTTGAAGATCCTATAGAATATTTACATAAGCACAAAAGAAGTATAGTAAATCAGAGAGAAATAGGTCATGACTCTATATCATATGCAAATGCATTAAGAGCTGCTATGAGAGAGGACCCTGATGTGATACTTGTAGGTGAGATGAGGGATTTGGAAACTATTCAGATTGCTATAACAGCGGCCGAGACTGGACATCTTGTTCTATCTACACTACATACAATAGGTGCTGCAAAGACTATTGATAGAATCATTGATGTTTTTCCGCCGCACCAACAACAGCAGATAAAAGTACAGCTCTCAAATGTATTAGAAGGCATCATATCACAACAGCTACTTCCTAAAATAGATAATTCTGGCCGTGTTGTTGCAGTTGAGGTAATGATTGCAACACCTGCTATAAGGAATCTTATACGGGAAGGTAAATCATTCCAAATACAATCGATGATACAGACAGGCAATAAATTTGGGATGATAACAATGGATATGTCTATATCACAGCTTTTAAAGAGGAATTTGATATCTATGGACGATGCACTGACATATTGCGTTGATAGAGAAAATTTCTCAAGAATGATATAAAAAATCCAATGTAGAAGCTTAATTTATTAAAACCATCTAAGAAATCTTTGATTCATGAAGAATATAACTTATGTCATTCTGGGGGTCGCGAAGAATCGCAGACCCGTTAGGAATACTAAGATATTATTTCCAACAAATCCTAATCATGTGAAAGGAAGGCATAATATGCCAGTATATAGTTATAAAGTCAAGGATAGTGATGGCAATCTTATAACAGGAACACTTGAACTTGAGTCAAAAACTGTATGCATAGATAATCTAAAACAAAAGAATTATTACATATTGGACATTAAAGAAAAAGAAGAGAAAAAAGATATATTTGAAAGCATCAATTCATCTCGAAAAGTCAAAGTCAAAGACATAGCGGTATTTTGCAGACAATTTGCAACACTTATAAATGCAGGACTTCCAATAGTGACATCACTTGCTACAATGGTGGAACAGGTTGAAAATAAAAAGCTTAAAGGGGCATTATCAGAGGTTTATGAGGACGTACAAAAAGGAAAAGGACTTTCAGAATCCATGAGAAAACATCCAGATGTATTTCCAATGCTTTTATTTAACATGATAGAAGCCGGTGAAGTGAGTGGTACACTTGATAATGTCTTAAATGAGATGGCGGACCATTTTGAGAAGGAAAATAATCTAAGCCAAAAAGTAAAATCAGCTTTGGCATATCCAATGGTTGTTTCAATAGTTGCCATATGTGTCGTAATATTTTTGGTGACAAATGTCCTTCCAACATTCGTAGGTATGTTTAAAAATGCAGGCGCGCAGCTTCCGCTTCCTACAATGATACTTCTTGGCTTGAGTGATTCCATTTCACATTACTGGTATGTATACATAGCAGATATTGCTTTAACAGTATTTCTGATTATGAAAGCATTGAAAACAGAAAATGGCAGAAGGCTTTATGATAGTCTTGCACTTAAAGTACCGATATTTGGGCCATTGAATAAAAAAGTAATAACATCGAGGTTTACAAGAACACTTGCTACATTGATAAGCTCTGGCATACCTTTAATAGAAGCAATGACAGTTATTGAAAAGGTAGTAGGTAATACAATCGTTGCAGATGGTTTAAAAAAGGTGGAAGAAGAAATAAAAAGGGGAAAGGGTCTTGCAGAGCCTTTAAAAAAGATGGGTATATTTCCGCCAATGGTCATTCAAATGATCAACGTGGGAGAAGATTCAGGCTCCCTTGATAGTATACTAAAAAAGACAGCAGATTTTTATGACAGCGAAGTAGATGCAGCAGTATCACAGATGACCACGTTGATAGAGCCCTTGATAATAGTAGTATTAGCGTCGGTAGTTGGATTTATAGTGATATCTATTGTTATGCCGATGTTCCAGATGTACAACTTCGTAGGGCAGTAAAACAACAAATGGGGAAAGAGAAAGGGGGTGAAAAACATGGCATGGTTCGTAAAGACATTAAATAAAGATGAAAAAGGTTTTACATTGGTGGAATTAATAGTAGTAATAGCAATACTTGGTATTTTGGCAGCTATTGCAGTACCAAGGATTACAGGTTCAATTTCCACCGCAAGAAAAAATGCTGATATAGCAAATGCCCAAATTATAGGACAGGCAGCCGAGAGATATATGGCAGAAAAGGGAGTTAATGAAGTTCCAAATAATAATATAAATCAATTAGTAGTAGATGGGTATTTAAATAAAGTTCCTAAAACATCAGCAAATGGAGACTTTACACTCATTACATCTAATGGACAAGCAACTGTTAAAATTGGTGAGACGGAGTATTATCCAACACCGCCATCTAATTAACAATTTAACTGGGATGGCACATTAGTGCCCTCCCTGACCTTTTTACGTAGGAGGCTATCATGTATTTACAATACATACTCGTATTTATATTCGGCACAATAATCGGCAGTTTCTTGAATGTGGTCATATACCGTATACCACGTAAAGAATCCATAGTTTATCCTCCATCACATTGTACAAAGTGCGGGCATAAGTTAAAACCTGTTGATTTATTTCCTGTTTTAAGTTATATTTTACTTAAAGGAAGATGTAGGCACTGCGGCGAAAAAATATCAATTCGGTATCCTGCTGTAGAATTTTTAACCGGATTCATATTTTTTATTATATTTTATCATTTCGGTCTTAGCATAAAAGCGTTGTCATATATATTTTTATCGGCTGTTTTAGTTGCAATAACCTTTATTGATATAGAGCATAAAATAATACCGAATAAGATAATTTTAACAGGGCTTATTGGTGGTATTATATTTAGAGTTTTATTGTACAATTATGGTATATTAGACTACGTCATTGGTTTTGCACTCGGTGGAGGCATACTTCTCCTTATATCTATTATTTCTGGCGGTGGTATGGGTGGTGGTGATATAAAGCTTATGGCTTTGATCGGTCTATTTGTAGGTTGGAAACTCACACTAACAACATTATTTATAGCCGTACTTTTAGGTGCAATAGGCGGAATTATCTTAATTATCCTTAAGGTTAAGACACGTAAGGACTATATACCGTTTGGACCATATATAAGTATGGCATGTCTTATATCAATATTATATGGATATGATTTATTGAATCTATACATAGGATACATTAGAGGGTAATTCCATTATGTATCATCCAATCGCTACGAAAAATCTCAGACTCTTGAATAATATGATAGATGTCACCAGAGGGCTGCGAAGAATCTCATACCTTTGAGGAATGCAAAAGAAAATATGTTATAACCACGGAGGATTTATGAGAACTAATGATAAAGGATTAACATTAATCGAGTTAATCACGGTATTATCCATATTAGCAGTGACTGTACTAATAACATTGCCAACAACAAATTTTTTTAAGGCAAAGATATCTCACTTTAGACTTAATATGATTGCAAATGAATTAATAAATGACATAAGGTATGTACAACAAAAAAACATATATGAGAATGAGAAGCTATATTTATCAATACAGACTGACCATAGTGGCTATTACATAAACAAACCAGGAACTATGAGTAAAAGGATAAAAACTAAAATTTTACCGGATGGTATTACAATTTATAGCAATAATTCTATGGATATATCATTTTCCGACCAAGGTGCTCCAATATCCGGTGGATGCACAATTTATTTATATAATTCGAATAAAAAGATAGAGATAACCATATTACCAGCTACAGGCAGAGTCATGATTAAAGGGAATTATTGAGGTGAGAGGAATGAAATATCTAAAAAATACACAAGGCATGACATTAATAGAAGTTTTAGTCGCAATAGCATTATTTGCAATAGCAGCGGTACCATTGTTGGGGGTATTTCATCAATCTGTTATAACAAATGCAGATTCAAAAATTAGAACACAAGAAGCTACTATTGCACAAAGTATTGCGGAAGATATTAAAGCGCAACAATTAACAGGCGATGCATTAGCGAATTTTATAAGCCAATTGATAGAAAATAAAAATAAAGAATTATTAAATAAAGGTTTAATTATTAATAAATTAAATACTAATGATGATACAATTGGAAATTTAAGAAAATACATTATACAAGTATCGAAAATAAATTCAAATATAAATTATACTTTAACATTTTTAGGTCCTATGACAAATATAAATTGGACCGTTCCTAATATTGATTTTAATAATGTGCCACCAATAGATTATGATAAAATAACGGATCTTGCAAAAATTGTTTGGTGGGGTTTTCTTTTTGCAGTATTTGTGGCTGTATGGAAAATTGGCCTATTAGATGCATTTAAAATAATTTTTTCAACTATATTTTATGATTGGTTCAATGGATTGAAAGATCTTTATTCTATAGCAGAAGATACAATCGTAAAAATAAAAGCTGAAAAGGGAATAGAGCTAAAAATACCTAAAGCATTACAATTCTGGGATCCTAATTATGAGTGGTGGTGGTTTTTTATACCATGGAATTGGTGAAAATCAATAAAGGATATACATTAATAGAGTTATTAGTCACATTAGCAATAATTGGTATTGTTTTATCAATTTATTCAACATTATATTATTCAAGCTATAAATCATATGTCAGCACACAAAAAAATATCGACATTGAACAAAATGTTAGATATGCTATGACATATATAACGAATCAGATCAATCAAAATAGTAATGGCATTATATTGAGTAATTTTGATAATAATATTGCCCATTCAATTACCGTTATTAATGAGGACGGCAATATAAAGTTTTCTTTTAATAATAATATAATCTATCGTGAAAAAAATGGTATTAAAAATCAATTAGCAATAGATATATATATATTTAATATTAAAGTAATAACTGATAAGATGATCAATATAGAGATAGGTGGCAAAAAAGATGATGGAACAGGAGAATTTACTTTATCAACAGATATTTTTTTAAGAAAGGGTAATATAAATGTACAACAATAAAGGATCTGCACTTATATTTACATTAATGGTATTATTAGTATTGTCTGTTTTAGGAGTAACAGTTTTAGAGATATCATTATATGAGTATAAAGCATCATATGCATATGGCAATAATATTTCAGTTAATTATTCAGCTGAAGCGGGTCTTGATATTGCAAAAGGCATTTTTAGCCAGCAAATGATGACAGATTTAAATAATTTAATGAATAGTGTAGCTAAAACTATTATAGCTACATATAAACAAGTAAATAAAAATGTAGATCCTAATGTATTATATCAAGGTATTTATCAAGCTGTAAAGAGCTACCTTGAGCAAACTGTTTTTCCTCAATATATAAAGTTATATACACTTAATGGTAATAATATGACAGCAAAGATTAACAGTATAACTATCATACCGCCATATTATCAATATAAAGATAATGAACCATCATATCCTTATTTCTACATCAAAGTGGAATCTACGGGTACCTACGGTAAACTTACAAGATACGGCCATGCCACTTTAATTCTTGACTTAAATAAATCTGGCAACCCATTGTCAATTCAAAGTTGGACAATTGACAATATACCACCATCAAATTAAAGGAGAGAAGATATATGGAATTAAAAAATTATATGGAAGAAGCGGTAAAGGATATTATTGACAATGTATTAAAGGATCTGGATGTGTGTAAATGTGAAAAGTGCAAACTTGATATAATGGCATTGACACTTAACAGTTTGCCATCCAAATATTATGTAACAGAAAAAGGTGAATTATATAATAAAGTTAATGAGCTAAAACAGCAATTTGAAGTGGACATTATAAGCAAGATTACAAAGGCAGCATATTTTGTGAATGAACACAAGCGTCATGGAGAGGATCAAATATGATCGGATTTGACATAGGCAGCTTTTACACCAAGATAGGTAGTTTTGATAAAAAAAATACAAAATTAAATAATATGATTATCGAAAGGACGCCTCATAATTGTATTGAAAATGGATATATAAAAGATATTAATCTACTTTTTCAATTTTTAAATGAAATTTTGAAGAAGAATTTTCTTAAAGAAAAGAAGTTATTTTTTTGTGTTTCAAGTACGGATATCATAATAAGAGAAATTATAATGCCGATGATGAAAGATGATGAATTAAAAAGCGCTTTAAAATATGAAATTGATCAGTATATACCCAATTCAGATGAATACATTATCGATTATAAGCAAATTGATAATGATGAAGATAGTAAAAAAACAAAAGTCATGATTGTGGCAGCGCCCAAAAATATGATATCTGAATATGTGAAGTTGACAGATATGTTGAAAATGCGTATAGAAGTAATAGATGTATACAGCAACTGTATTTATAAGTCAGTAAATAAATTATGTAAACTTAAAGGCAGTGTTTCGATTGTGAATATAGGTGCTGCGTACACAGATATTACGTTACTAAATGAAGGAAAGTATGCTTTCAGCAGGATAGTACAATTTGGTGGCAATGATATAACTGAGATAATTGCAAATATGTACAATATAGATTTTAGTTCTGCAGAAGAGTATAAAAGGACAAAACCTTTTTTAATAGATGATGAACAGTATAGCGATTTAAAAGAACATGTTAAGGAGCATTTAAATAGCAAGCTAAATGAGATATCAAGGATTTTTGATTTTTTTGAATCATCATATCATAAAAGCTTAAATGGGATACAATTAATAGGCGGAACTTCAAAACTTATTGGACTCGGCAAATATATTGAAAATTATTTTAAAGTACCTGTTATAACATATGATAGTGATGACTATGTTTATTTTTTGCCTGTTCTTGGCTCTTTGATTAGAGGTGAATAAAATGAAGGATATAAATCTTATACCAGAAGAAATCAAAACGAGGGAATACAATAAAAAGAAGAAAATAAGGAATCTTGTAAATGGTGTCATAATATTATGTATTTTTTCAGCAATTATTTTTTTGCCGCAAATTTACATACAGAAACTTAATCACGATAAATCAGTTTTTAATAATAAACTTAGTCAGTTAAAAGAAAAAACTGATATTGAGTTAAAAGTACAAAACCGTATAAAATATTTAGCCGATAAGGAAGCACTTATAAAGGTTCTTAACAAAAATAAATTTGACATGACAAAAATATTGGATGACATATCAGTAAATATTCCTGATAAAGTTTCTATTACTGATTTGAAATTTAGCAACAATGTAATTGAAATAACCGGCAATACATATATGAATAAATTTTTATCAGATTTTATGCAAAATTTAAGAAAACTTAATTATGTTGATGACATAAACTTAGTATCGGCAAAAAAATCTGATAACGGGCTTATAAAATATACTTTGCAGATTAAACTTAAGGTGGTATAATATTATGAAATTGACAAATAGGGAAAGGGTACTTATATTACTTGCTCTTGTAATAGGCATAATAGCTTTATATTATCAGTTTGTTTTGTCAAGCCAGCTTTCTAATATCAGTAAGCTTAAAAATGAAGTTACAAGCCTAAAAACGGAGTCAAATAAATATGATATGTTAAATTTAAAGAATTTGAATGAAAGTTTAACGAAAGTTGAGCAAAAGATAAATACTACGAATGAAGAATTGCCTGATTATGAGAATATTGAAGAATTTATTGTCTCTTTGGATAATATCATTGCATCGACTGGTGTAAATTTTAAAGAAATAAATTTCCAGAATAATGGAAATCAAGGACA
This portion of the Thermoanaerobacterium sp. RBIITD genome encodes:
- a CDS encoding type IV pilus twitching motility protein PilT; its protein translation is MKANDLLKLVVEKGASDLHITVGIPPVLRINGYLEKLDLPPLTPQDTEDMTRDLLKSDELNKLDETGDIDLSYSVKGLGRFRINAYKQRGTYSLAIRSVSLRIPTLEELGLPSVTRELALKTRGLILVTGPTGSGKSTTLASMIDLINNERNCHILTLEDPIEYLHKHKRSIVNQREIGHDSISYANALRAAMREDPDVILVGEMRDLETIQIAITAAETGHLVLSTLHTIGAAKTIDRIIDVFPPHQQQQIKVQLSNVLEGIISQQLLPKIDNSGRVVAVEVMIATPAIRNLIREGKSFQIQSMIQTGNKFGMITMDMSISQLLKRNLISMDDALTYCVDRENFSRMI
- a CDS encoding type II secretion system F family protein, which translates into the protein MPVYSYKVKDSDGNLITGTLELESKTVCIDNLKQKNYYILDIKEKEEKKDIFESINSSRKVKVKDIAVFCRQFATLINAGLPIVTSLATMVEQVENKKLKGALSEVYEDVQKGKGLSESMRKHPDVFPMLLFNMIEAGEVSGTLDNVLNEMADHFEKENNLSQKVKSALAYPMVVSIVAICVVIFLVTNVLPTFVGMFKNAGAQLPLPTMILLGLSDSISHYWYVYIADIALTVFLIMKALKTENGRRLYDSLALKVPIFGPLNKKVITSRFTRTLATLISSGIPLIEAMTVIEKVVGNTIVADGLKKVEEEIKRGKGLAEPLKKMGIFPPMVIQMINVGEDSGSLDSILKKTADFYDSEVDAAVSQMTTLIEPLIIVVLASVVGFIVISIVMPMFQMYNFVGQ
- a CDS encoding prepilin-type N-terminal cleavage/methylation domain-containing protein; this encodes MAWFVKTLNKDEKGFTLVELIVVIAILGILAAIAVPRITGSISTARKNADIANAQIIGQAAERYMAEKGVNEVPNNNINQLVVDGYLNKVPKTSANGDFTLITSNGQATVKIGETEYYPTPPSN
- a CDS encoding A24 family peptidase translates to MMYLQYILVFIFGTIIGSFLNVVIYRIPRKESIVYPPSHCTKCGHKLKPVDLFPVLSYILLKGRCRHCGEKISIRYPAVEFLTGFIFFIIFYHFGLSIKALSYIFLSAVLVAITFIDIEHKIIPNKIILTGLIGGIIFRVLLYNYGILDYVIGFALGGGILLLISIISGGGMGGGDIKLMALIGLFVGWKLTLTTLFIAVLLGAIGGIILIILKVKTRKDYIPFGPYISMACLISILYGYDLLNLYIGYIRG
- a CDS encoding prepilin-type N-terminal cleavage/methylation domain-containing protein, whose translation is MRTNDKGLTLIELITVLSILAVTVLITLPTTNFFKAKISHFRLNMIANELINDIRYVQQKNIYENEKLYLSIQTDHSGYYINKPGTMSKRIKTKILPDGITIYSNNSMDISFSDQGAPISGGCTIYLYNSNKKIEITILPATGRVMIKGNY
- a CDS encoding prepilin-type N-terminal cleavage/methylation domain-containing protein, giving the protein MKYLKNTQGMTLIEVLVAIALFAIAAVPLLGVFHQSVITNADSKIRTQEATIAQSIAEDIKAQQLTGDALANFISQLIENKNKELLNKGLIINKLNTNDDTIGNLRKYIIQVSKINSNINYTLTFLGPMTNINWTVPNIDFNNVPPIDYDKITDLAKIVWWGFLFAVFVAVWKIGLLDAFKIIFSTIFYDWFNGLKDLYSIAEDTIVKIKAEKGIELKIPKALQFWDPNYEWWWFFIPWNW
- a CDS encoding prepilin-type N-terminal cleavage/methylation domain-containing protein, coding for MELVKINKGYTLIELLVTLAIIGIVLSIYSTLYYSSYKSYVSTQKNIDIEQNVRYAMTYITNQINQNSNGIILSNFDNNIAHSITVINEDGNIKFSFNNNIIYREKNGIKNQLAIDIYIFNIKVITDKMINIEIGGKKDDGTGEFTLSTDIFLRKGNINVQQ
- a CDS encoding PilX N-terminal domain-containing pilus assembly protein, encoding MYNNKGSALIFTLMVLLVLSVLGVTVLEISLYEYKASYAYGNNISVNYSAEAGLDIAKGIFSQQMMTDLNNLMNSVAKTIIATYKQVNKNVDPNVLYQGIYQAVKSYLEQTVFPQYIKLYTLNGNNMTAKINSITIIPPYYQYKDNEPSYPYFYIKVESTGTYGKLTRYGHATLILDLNKSGNPLSIQSWTIDNIPPSN
- a CDS encoding late competence development ComFB family protein yields the protein MELKNYMEEAVKDIIDNVLKDLDVCKCEKCKLDIMALTLNSLPSKYYVTEKGELYNKVNELKQQFEVDIISKITKAAYFVNEHKRHGEDQI
- the pilM gene encoding type IV pilus assembly protein PilM, whose translation is MIGFDIGSFYTKIGSFDKKNTKLNNMIIERTPHNCIENGYIKDINLLFQFLNEILKKNFLKEKKLFFCVSSTDIIIREIIMPMMKDDELKSALKYEIDQYIPNSDEYIIDYKQIDNDEDSKKTKVMIVAAPKNMISEYVKLTDMLKMRIEVIDVYSNCIYKSVNKLCKLKGSVSIVNIGAAYTDITLLNEGKYAFSRIVQFGGNDITEIIANMYNIDFSSAEEYKRTKPFLIDDEQYSDLKEHVKEHLNSKLNEISRIFDFFESSYHKSLNGIQLIGGTSKLIGLGKYIENYFKVPVITYDSDDYVYFLPVLGSLIRGE
- a CDS encoding PilN domain-containing protein; amino-acid sequence: MKDINLIPEEIKTREYNKKKKIRNLVNGVIILCIFSAIIFLPQIYIQKLNHDKSVFNNKLSQLKEKTDIELKVQNRIKYLADKEALIKVLNKNKFDMTKILDDISVNIPDKVSITDLKFSNNVIEITGNTYMNKFLSDFMQNLRKLNYVDDINLVSAKKSDNGLIKYTLQIKLKVV